A stretch of Stegostoma tigrinum isolate sSteTig4 chromosome 23, sSteTig4.hap1, whole genome shotgun sequence DNA encodes these proteins:
- the usp42 gene encoding ubiquitin carboxyl-terminal hydrolase 42 isoform X2 produces MIYQVFGGYLRSRVKCLNCKGVSDTYDPYLDIALEIKTAPNITKALEQFVKPEQLDGENAYKCTKCKKMVPASKRFTIHRASNVLTLSLKRFANFTGGKITKEVRYSEYLDVRPYMSQSNGEPVVYVLYAVLVHSGFSCHAGHYYCYIKASNGQWYQMNDSVVSSSDIRSVLNQQAYVLFYIRSHDTKNSSEHSNHPGHSSPRPSVNQRLTNNQTVSGFIGPQLPPHRTKNSSHLANGNCSQKEVPGSAVPSTSGIRTISTSPGPSQSRSLPRPSVIPESSKRQKLSFSIQPSKQGTRQAPTQTNLHCSPLENLYKTPSSVSHTNVSPSTSGTSATGSPPSAPTALAIVAAKPIASNTASSHLIVNGQPKGSSSSLVPYNEESSEDSDEEPKSLIKENGYVKTLNGTLNGTRHCTHLNINSLSTATSDNCHSENLSERITTKTDVLKEVGDCDKNHQTCESTVSQMQSLNGSANGLSTTKESSADKASTVPPIPNTEKITHISTSSIKHEKASEEVRENQTQLLMSSKASSAINHSGGGDADTVHTYMADKQANLLISQLKGAIDGSSTFSTVNSVKNNIELQRNVTECCRVNCSSHDQCPVHKVHAIPEITETQEKLRPNQIKEEVQKIDLKTNGHGFENKHSSQDLGNKILELDIDSNKPQSNSNQESILENESQPIKEHSSKGRTNQTKNYFTGKDDHCFKNHQSDEGTNNEVKNWVIEENRQLVNKNHYQEKEPSQDIQQKPEQLPTNFVASPIGEHLNENKNSISEQGSTCKDEIMSPRRNTAGPEEKKFQMKENSISVDIKFQCRERTSVEKNRVLQKDSYKGDSNYRHRSREHKNRRIHQNTREFEKSASCNYRNCSHKQDYYQDGRIDKYRRNNECLADRQNYSNSKANYHPYQDRFYREKYNSGSNERTWSNQFEYNGLEHKYERKRKRSSSVNDGGDSERRCKKLHRSPEERRMKKRKKSKKKRTSKDKHRSKNHRQQSFEASEASCDIERRHRKKKKKKKKKRRHSDKDCHYQKEHHHSRKRSSMKSPHARNKWERFSESTRGACSEDKMIHRHKQTVADQILQKEKCVHLDSKLNGSHVHSKVSEEMLNEHNGSLNRHLLDYVGSGSLSDWSRQRLENGSDSHKPYSKFDKEHLREKHYSHGYKECGPADNRNNLTSVSSFRDTTRWKTGEKRSEEQKAH; encoded by the exons GTGTAAGAAAATGGTGCCAGCCTCGAAAAGATTCACAATCCATCGAGCTTCAAATGTGCTGACGCTGTCTCTGAAACGCTTTGCAAACTTTACAGGTGGAAAGATCACAAAG GAAGTAAGGTACTCTGAATATTTGGATGTTCGACCCTACATGTCACAGTCCAATGGAGAACCAGTTGTTTATGTGTTATATGCAGTATTGGTGCATTCAGGATTCAGCTGCCATGCAGGACATTACTACTGTTATATCAAG GCTAGCAATGGACAGTGGTACCAGATGAATGATTCTGTTGTATCTTCAAGTGACATCAGATCAGTGCTAAACCAACAAGCCTACGTGCTCTTTTATATCAG ATCTCACGATACAAAAAACAGCTCAGAACATTCTAATCATCCAGGCCACTCATCTCCAAGGCCATCTGTCAATCAACGATTGACTAACAATCAAACTGTATCTGGTTTTATTGGACCACAGCTCCCTCCACACAGGACCAAG AACTCAAGCCACTTAGCAAATGGAAACTGTTCTCAAAAAGAAGTTCCTGGCAGTGCAGTACCCAGCACAAGTGGAATCAGGACCATTTCTACTTCCCCTGGACCTTCTCAGAGTAGGTCATTGCCCAGACCAAGTGTGATACCTGAATCTTCTAAAAGGCAAAAACTCTCCTTCAGTATACAGCCTTCCAAGCAAGGAACAAGACAAGCTCCAACCCAGACCAACCTGCATTGTAGTCCATTGGAGAACTTATACAAAACTCCTTCCAGTGTTTCCCATACTAATGTGTCTCCATCTACCTCAGGAACTTCAGCCACAGGATCCCCACCCTCTGCTCCAACTGCTTTAGCCATTGTAGCTGCTAAGCCAATTGCATCCAACACTGCCTCTTCTCACTTAATAGTAAATGGTCAGCCCAAAGGATCTTCCAGTTCTTTGGTCCCTTATAATGAGGAATCTTCAGAGGACTCTGATGAGGAACCTAAGAGCTTGATTAAGGAAAATGGTTATGTGAAAACTTTAAATGGTACACTTAATGGAACTAGACACTGTACACATCTCAACATAAACTCTTTGTCTACGGCCACTAGTGATAATTGCCATTCTGAGAATCTGTCCGAGAGAATTACAACTAAAACTGATGTGCTTAAGGAAGTGGGTGATTGTGACAAGAATCATCAAACCTGTGAATCTACTGTTTCTCAGATGCAGTCCCTGAATGGTTCTGCAAATGGATTATCTACTACAAAGGAATCATCTGCTGATAAA GCTAGTACTGTTCCTCCAATACCAAACACTGAAAAGATAACACACATCTCTACAAGCAGTATAAAGCACGAGAAAGCTTCAGAAGAAGTCAG GGAAAATCAGACCCAATTGCTTATGTCTTCTAAGGCCAGCTCTGCAATAAATCATAGTGGTGGTGGTGATGCAGACACGGTACACACATACATGGCTGACAAGCAAGCAAATCTACTGATCTCTCAACTAAAAGGAGCAATTGATGGGTCATCCACATTTTCCACAGTCAATTCTGTTAAAAACAACATTGAACTTCAGAGAAATGTTACTGAATGTTGTCGTGTTAACTGTAGTTCCCATGACCAGTGTCCTGTCCACAAAGTACATGCAATTCCAGAAATTACTGAAACCCAAGAAAAATTAAGGCCTAATCAGATCAAAGAGGAGGTGCAGAAGATTGACCTCAAAACCAATGGTCATGGTTTTGAAAATAAGCATTCAAGTCAAGATCTAGGCAACAAGATACTGGAATTGGACATTGACAGTAATAAACCTCAATCTAACAGCAACCAGGAAAGTATTTTGGAAAATGAAAGTCAGCCTATCAAGGAACACTCTAGTAAGGGAAGGACTAATCAAACAAAAAACTACTTCACAGGAAAGGATGATCATTGCTTCAAAAACCATCAATCTGATGAGGGGACAAATAACGAAGTTAAAAATTGGGTAATCGAGGAAAATCGTCAACTTGTCAACAAAAATCATTACCAAGAGAAGGAACCAAGTCAAGACATACAGCAGAAACCAGAGCAGCTACCAACTAATTTTGTGGCATCTCCCATTGGGGAACATTTGAATGAAAATAAGAATAGCATTTCAGAACAGGGTAGTACTTGCAAAGATGAGATTATGTCACCTAGGAGGAATACAGCTGGTCCAGAGGAAAAGAAATTTCAGATGAAAGAAAACTCCATTTCTGTCGATATAAAATTTCAATGTAGGGAAAGGACTAGTGTGGAAAAGAATAGAGTTTTGCAAAAGGATAGTTACAAGGGTGATTCCAATTATAGACACAGATCTAGAGAACACAAAAATAGAAGAATACATCAAAACACAAGGGAGTTTGAAAAATCAGCAAGTTGTAATTACAGGAATTGTTCCCACAAGCAAGATTATTATCAAGATGGTCGAATTGATAAATATAGAAGAAATAATGAGTGTCTAGCTGATAGGCAAAACTACAGTAATTCAAAGGCAAACTATCATCCTTATCAAGATAGATTTTATAGAGAGAAATATAATTCTGGCTCAAACGAAAGGACTTGGAGCAATCAATTTGAATATAATGGACTGGAACACAAATATGAGCGTAAAAGAAAACGCAGTAGCAGTGTGAATgatggaggtgattctgaaaggaGATGTAAAAAACTGCATCGATCACCTGAGGAGAGGAGAATGAAAAAGCGcaaaaaatcaaagaaaaaaagGACATCAAAAGACAAACACAGAAGTAAAAACCACAG GCAACAGTCTTTTGAAGCATCTGAGGCAAGCTGTGACATTGAAAGAAGGcacaggaaaaagaaaaagaagaaaaaaaagaaacgcCGTCACAGTGACAAAGACTGCCACTATCAGAAAGAACATCATCATTCCAGGAAACGCAGTAGCATGAAATCACCTCATGCCAGGAACAAATGGGAACGGTTCAGTGAGTCAACTCGAGGTGCCTGTTCTGAAGATAAGATGATACATAGACATAAACAAACAGTTGCTGATCAAATTCTGCAGAAAGAAAAATGTGTACATTTGGACAGTAAGCTAAATGGCTCCCATGTCCACAGCAAAG TTTCAGAGGaaatgttgaatgagcataatGGAAGTTTAAACAGACATCTTTTGGACTATGTTGGATCAGGATCTCTTTCTGACTGGTCCAGGCAGAGATTGGAAAATGGAAGTGATTCTCACAAACCCTATTCAAAATTTGATAAAGAACACT TACGAGAAAAGCACTATTCACATGGCTACAAAGAATGTGGTCCAGCGGACAACAGGAACAATCTGACTAGTGTTAGTTCCTTTAGGGATACTACAAGGTGGAAG ACTGGTGAAAAGAGATCTGAAGAGCAGAAAGCGCACTGA